A stretch of Heterodontus francisci isolate sHetFra1 chromosome 1, sHetFra1.hap1, whole genome shotgun sequence DNA encodes these proteins:
- the LOC137372062 gene encoding N-acetyllactosaminide beta-1,3-N-acetylglucosaminyltransferase 4-like — translation MNITALTRGMKGILIFSIVLIVGFTIYNPVTVMKQKVIILSYINKFIGHSKASPAQTNSSNLTPGMISNQSRVELGPVTCLPNLSFNSLTANLKPIYKDFMMYRHCRDFPLMLKAHSCEGKNIFLLLVVKSLAENADRRASIRSTWGQERMIGGAWVRRVFLLGLMESRIRSQAVQAMVDLESEQHGDVVQWGFRESFFNVTLKETLFWKWFSEDCRAVKFVLKGDDDVFVNVDNVVEYLKDFNPSQDLYVGDVFRNWYPMRFKGSKYYIPLFLYGNEPYPPYAGGGGYLLSGTSIMKLYKASVSEELFPIDDAFVGICARRAKIEVVTHRGFRTYGNIPYDPCIYKGLMLVHRVTPNELWLIWSLLKDNTKTCSRLTRISLKL, via the coding sequence ATGAACATCACTGCTTTGACCCGTGGAATGAAAGGCATCTTGATATTTTCAATTGTGCTAATAGTTGGTTTCACCATCTATAACCCAGTTACTGTCATGAAGCAGAAGGTGATAATTTTATCGTACATCAACAAGTTTATTGGGCACTCCAAAGCTTCACCAGCTCAAACAAATTCCAGCAACCTAACTCCTGGCATGATCAGTAATCAGTCCAGAGTGGAGCTGGGTCCTGTTACCTGCCTTCCAAACCTGAGTTTTAACAGTCTGACTGCCAATCTCAAGCCAATCTATAAGGACTTCATGATGTACCGACATTGCAGGGATTTCCCGCTCATGCTCAAGGCTCACAGCTGCGAAGGGAAAAACATCTTCTTGTTGCTGGTGGTTAAGTCTCTGGCAGAGAATGCTGACCGGCGCGCCTCGATCCGCAGCACGTGGGGGCAGGAACGGATGATTGGCGGGGCATGGGTGCGCCGCGTCTTCCTGCTGGGGCTAATGGAGAGCCGGATCCGCTCGCAGGCTGTGCAGGCCATGGTGGACCTCGAGAGTGAGCAGCATGGTGACGTGGTGCAGTGGGGCTTCCGCGAGTCGTTCTTCAATGTCACGCTGAAAGAGACCCTTTTCTGGAAATGGTTCTCCGAGGACTGCCGGGCTGTGAAGTTTGTCCTAAAGGGCGACGACGACGTGTTTGTTAATGTAGATAATGTTGTGGAATACTTGAAGGACTTCAATCCTTCCCAAGATCTTTATGTCGGAGATGTCTTCAGAAACTGGTACCCGATGAGGTTCAAAGGCAGCAAGTACTACATCCCTCTCTTTCTGTATGGGAATGAGCCATACCCTCCGTATGCTGGTGGGGGTGGCTACCTGCTGTCTGGAACATCAATCATGAAATTGTACAAGGCCTCCGTATCCGAGGAGCTCTTTCCTATTGATGACGCATTTGTGGGAATATGCGCCCGGAGGGCCAAGATTGAAGTGGTCACTCACAGGGGTTTCCGCACGTACGGTAATATTCCATATGACCCGTGCATTTACAAAGGGTTAATGCTCGTTCACCGAGTGACGCCTAATGAATTATGGCTAATTTGGAGCTTGCTAAAGGATAACACTAAGACATGTAGCCGTTTAACAAGAATTTCACTTAAATTGTGA